A portion of the Acidobacteriota bacterium genome contains these proteins:
- a CDS encoding glycosyltransferase family 9 protein, with protein RRIGSARPWEAVASLFYSYPVEVHAAHVVEQALELASSLTPHRLHYIPPTLPLDPAAERWAEQELARRGVRGFALLHPGAGWGAKRWPAARYGEVAHALAGRGVTPLVNHGPEEQALAHEVVRASGGAAAAIACSISELIALMRRAKLAIGGDTGPLHLAAALEVPIVALYGPTDPRRTGPFGTQAIVLRSEISKISHKRSDVTDPGLLALTAAQVIAAAQSLLEAPRGS; from the coding sequence CGCGCCGCATCGGCAGCGCGCGTCCGTGGGAAGCAGTGGCGTCATTGTTTTATTCGTATCCCGTCGAGGTGCACGCCGCGCATGTGGTCGAGCAGGCGCTCGAGTTGGCTTCGAGCCTCACGCCGCATCGTCTGCATTACATCCCGCCAACGTTGCCGCTCGATCCCGCCGCCGAGCGCTGGGCCGAGCAGGAGCTCGCCCGCCGCGGTGTGCGCGGCTTCGCGTTGTTGCACCCCGGCGCGGGATGGGGCGCGAAGCGTTGGCCGGCGGCGCGCTACGGCGAGGTCGCGCACGCGCTGGCCGGCCGCGGCGTCACGCCGCTGGTGAATCACGGTCCGGAGGAGCAGGCGCTCGCACACGAGGTCGTTCGCGCGAGTGGCGGCGCGGCCGCTGCCATCGCGTGCTCCATCTCCGAACTGATCGCGCTGATGCGGCGCGCTAAGCTCGCCATCGGCGGCGACACCGGACCACTCCACCTCGCCGCCGCGCTCGAGGTCCCCATCGTCGCGCTGTATGGTCCGACTGATCCACGGCGCACCGGGCCTTTCGGCACGCAAGCCATCGTGCTGCGCAGCGAGATAAGCAAGATCTCCCACAAGCGGTCGGACGTTACCGATCCCGGATTGCTCGCGCTCACCGCCGCTCAGGTCATCGCCGCAGCACAGTCGTTGTTGGAGGCCCCA